AATACTTCTTTTATCAATTGGAATGCTGAAGGTGGAGTAAATCAGTTTTTCCCCCGGCGGCAGTCGATTTTGCAGCGTATCGTTCTGAGTGTAAGTAAAATCAAGCGAATTCTCGTGGCGTATATATATGGACCCGGCATCGGCGTTGACAAACCGCCGCGCATCGTAAAGCACACGTTCCATAAGAATATCCAGATCTTTGACCTGGTTGAGTTCGACTCCCAACATCGTAAGTTTGTCCAGCTTTTCTTTCTCGGTGAGCATGCCGTCTCCTCTTGGGCCTAAACTTAAGGCTTTGTTTGAGAACACTATAACCGAGTTTTGATATGACCCGGGCGCGGCCGGCCAAAGCAAATCTATTAATTCAATGTCTCGAAATTGCTACAACGCATTGAAGTTAATCAATTTTCTGTGGATACTATTTTTTCTGTGGATACTATTTTCCCTCACCCACTATGCCATTGTTTCATTACGCCACGACTCCAAATATGAGCATAGCGAACCAACTTGTAAATAACCCGAACATGCGGATATAATCAAGCTTTAATGTTCGGCATGTTTTGTTTTGCGGAGATCCTCTTTTTACCTAATTTTAACCAGTTAAATGAAGCATACAGGGGAAAATGATCCGAAGGATAAATACCGTCGATGATATCACGAATAACCTTGTATTTTTTCTTGGCGATCCGGCCGCGATAAAGGATCCAGTCGATATGGTCGCCGTTGGCATTTCCTGTAAACCCATGATGAGTCCCTGGAAAGGGTTTTTTAAAAACGTTTTTAAAAAACTGCTTCAGATCCGCTGATTTCTGGTTTTTCCCGGTGAAGATTGTGTAGCAGGGACTCGATGGAGGGGCGTTAAAGTCACCCATTAGAATTACCGGAACATCGGGCGGCAAATGTGAAAGCCGCTCCATGATCAGTTTCGCGCTTTCGATTTGAACCGAGACGTCAAAGTCAAAGTGGGTATTGGCACATATGAGCCGGCGACGGTTTTTTTCGAACATGCCGATGGTGCATTGTCTTGGCCAGAGACTCTTCCGGAAGCGGCTCGGAATCATCGGCGTCGGACTCAGGAAAAAGTGCTCCTGATGAATGCATGACCAGGTTTTACTGTAAAAGATAATGTTGTTTTGCCAAAAGAACGGTGAAGGACTCCTTTTCCCGATAAAATCGTATTCGGTCAGGATGTTGTCCAGATCATCCAGTTGGAAATCATTGGCTTCCTGAAAGCCTATAAAATCCACGTGGTATTTGGCAAGCAAGGTCGTAAAGATCTTCCGGCGGTATTGCCATCCGTTGGGACCGTCATCTGCCAATCCAAAACGCAGATTGAGTGTTAACACCGAAAGCATGATCGTTGGATAGCTGGTTGAATCGTCAAATGGTTAATTGGGTGAGGGGTCGGATTAACGCCTTAAGGCCCCTTCAGCTTCTATAAGATGTCGATATTGCTCAAGATCAATTCTGATCTTATCAAAGTTGCCGAATGTGACATCCATAAACGGCAGGTTTAATTTTTGCCGGATGATATCAAATATTGCCAGGTAATTCAACGTGATCCTTTTGCCCCATTCCAGCCCGATCTTGGATGCAACTTTCTTTATATTCTCCTTTTCGCCCTCGATTTCAAGAAAGTCACCGAACGGCATGGTATCCAGACACAAAGTAGTTTCATTCAACTTGAACGTTTCACGCCATTTTTCGTAAATCTGAGCTTGATGGAATCCAAGATGTTCTAAAATAAGTTTCATGGTATCAAAATCATTGACTTCAACTTCGAGTTCCATAACAGTCTTGAATTGATCGTCTTTGAGAGGGGGTTCTGACTTGAAGGTCAGTTTTGTTTTAGTATCCCGGCGTAGTCGCAGGAGCGATTTTTTCCGAAGCAGACTTTTCTTGTTATCTTCGAACCGTATGTTTGTCTCAAAAACACGGTCCTCAAAGTCCGCTCCGAGTTCAATAATGCGCTTGCGGAGAGATTGAATATCTGTTAGATTAAATTTTATCTCGGTTTCAATATGTTCCATCGGCCAAGTCCTGTTGCGGAGATTGCATGGGTTTGATTGGTCTATATTCGAATTAAGTTTGTTTTACAAATTATTTTTCCCTTGACACAAGCGTATTTATTATTTACATGAGTTTGATTATTATTTAGGAGTGAATTACGGTGAAAAAATATACATACAGTGCAAAAACAACCGACATTAAAGGAAAATGGGTTGTAGTTGACGCCGAAGGCGCCGTCCTGGGCAGGCTTGCCTCAACCATAGCAGCACGCCTGAGAGGAAAACACAACCCGCTCTTTACACCTCACGTTGATTCAGGTGACTGGATTGTTGTTGTTAACGCGGACAAGGTTGCCCTGACAGGCAGGAAATGGCAGCAGAAAAATTATTACCGCCACAGCGGATATATCGGAGGACTCAAGACGATTACGGCCCAGAAACTTCTGGAAAAAAGGCCTGAAGATCTTATCCGTTTTGCAGTAAAGGGTATGCTGCCCAAGAATAAACTCGGAAGAAGCCTTTTCAAAAAGCTAAAAGTTTATGCCGGGAATGCGCATCCGCATGAAGCCCAACAACCTGAGGTTCTGGTCTTATAATCAGAAACAAACTGAGACCTTTGAAAAATATTCAATTTTGTTAAATTTATTGATTATTGGGGAAGTATATGGAGAAAGAAAACGTTTTTTATGCCACGGGGAAACGGAAAAGCGCCATTGCCAGAACCTGGTTAATGCCGGGTGCCGGTGAAATTACCGTCAATGATCTGCCGGTTGATGCTTATTTCAAGGTTGCATCAGCCAAAGCGCTTCTGATGCAGCCGCTTGTGCTGACAAATACCGCCCAATCCTATAATATAAAGGTCCGTGTTTTAGGTGGAGGTTTTTGCGGACAAGCCAGTGCAATCCGCCACGGCATTACCAAGGCCCTTATCAGTGCCAATCCTGATTTAAGATCGGCGCTGAAAAAAGCCGGCTTTATCAGACGCGATTCCCGGGTCAAGGAAAGAAAGAAATACGGCCAAAGAGGCGCCAGGGCCCGCTTTCAGTTTTCCAAACGGTAGCATCCGCACTTCTTTGTTTTTAAAGGGAACAGGCCCTTGCCTGTTCCCTTTATTTGTGCTTCCATACTGCTTGGCGTTTTTTCAGAAAGGCCGTCATCCCCTCCTGAGCATCAGCCGCCAGACAATTCACTACCATCGCATCGGTGGCATAATTGTATGCCGCCGGTTCATTCAGATCTATCTGGTTGTAAAACGCCTGCTTTCCGTAAGCGAGAGTAAACCGGCTGTATTGCGCCATTTCCATTGCCCAATTTCTGGTTTCTTCAGCAAGCTTATCCGCAGCAACGACATGGTTTACCAGTCCGAATCGCTCGGCTTCCTGGGCAGATACAAATCGACCGGTCAGCAGCATTTCCATTGCCCGCCGTCTCCCGATCACGCGCACAAGGGGTATCGCGGGGGTGGAACAGAAAAGTCCTATTTTTACGCCCGGAGTGGCGAAGCGGGCGCCGCTTTCGGCGATGGCAAGGTCACAGGCGGCAACAAGCTGGCATCCGGCCGCCGTGGCAATACCGTGGACCTGAGCAATGACCGGCTGGGGCAATTGATGCAGGATTTGCATCAAATCGGCGCATATGGAAAATATTTTGCGGAAGTGGCGGGCGTCATAGTGGTCCCCTGCCATTTCATTTAAGTCATGACCTGCGCAAAATGCGGGACCGTTGCCCCTGATAACGACCGTCCGGATATCAACATCTTTGGCACAATGATCCAGCTTGTTCTGCATGGCATGCATGAGTTCAAGTGACAACGCATTCCGTTTTTCAGGCCGGTTCAATGTCAGCCACCCGATGGGGCCGTCCTTTTCAAGCAAAACAGGTTCCATTCTATAGCCTCCTTGCGATAGTTATAAGTCGAATTCCCAGGACAAAACGTCGTTTGCATCGATAAAGGTCTGATCCAAGGTCATCGCTGATACCGTCGCCACGGTGGCGTGGAAAAAGCTTTCCGCCCCCACCAGGCCGCCCGTACCTATCTGTGACAGGAGCATTTCACGGCCATTCTGGCGGTAGAACACTTTCAGGTCTCCCGCATGGATGAAATACAGGTGGTCATTTGGCTTGCCCTGCTGCAACAGGCTCTGATCCTCTTTACAGGCGACTTTCTGCATGGTTCTGAACAGAGCGTTGCGTTCCAATATGGTCAGTTGATCATAGAAGTCCTTGAAGCTTTCCAGATGGTTACGGTCGATCGATCGACTCCGCTGGGCCTCGATAATTTCCCGGAACCGGACGATTTCCGTCAGCGCCGATGCATCGACATCCTGCAGCTTCTGGAGCAGAATCAGGCTTCGCAAGCTCCTTTCCTTTGTTTCCTTGAGTCGATCAAGCATCAGCTCTGCCGAAACAGGGTTCAACAACGACAGGGTTTCTACGATAACGCTCTGCTCCATGTCATCCTGCTTGCCCTGAATCTCCGCAATCAACAGGTTGATAATGTCCTTGCCGGCAACGCCGCTGATGACATTCCGGCAAAGGTTGCCAAGGGCCGGGCGGGATTTGTCTTTTTCGTCGGCAATACGGGCCATGCGGGAGAGAATGCGATTGGCGGCTGCATACTGGCAACGCCGGATCTGGACCTGTATAATGACTTTCAGTTGGGAAAAAAGCGTTTCAAAGGCCGGTGAGGTTTGATTTTCCTTTTCCAGCCATTGGGATAGATCCTGAATGCGGGCGGCATTGATGGCGGTAATGGCGTCAATGGCTATCGGAATTGAGGAGGCATCGAACATTTCAAACCTCTGCTGGTTCTTCGGTCCGTCGGCAAATAGTTTCGGTGAAGATAAAATGATCGATGCCATAGGCATACCAGGTTGTCAACTGCCGTTTTCCACCCCGCCGATATACACACAAATTTTTCCTTTGGCCGCATCCTCGCCGCAGGGTTGCTCCTTGAATTTTTTGCAGCAGTACGATATTATAAATGCTAAAATCGAACTGAAAGGCGGCATGACAGAAATGGATCATACCTCTTTGCAGAAAACACCGTTTGTTACATTGACTTCTAGCTGCTGACCTCGCGGCAAACAGACTCAGGTGAGTCTGCCCAGCCTAAAACAGCCGTTTGTGACCGGTTCTATCAATACCCCGGCGGGCAAAGTCCCCCAGGTTTCGGCAATGCTGAATTGGACGGATCGCTGGGGAACTTTCAAGGCCCGCTGGGGGGTGAGACGAATGCATTACGCCGTCGAACCGGGCATTTATGCTCTGAACCGGCCGACGGAGCAATCACCGGTTCTGGTCACCGCCAATTACAAAATGAGCTTTGACTGCCTCCGCAAGGCACTGCCGGGCCAAGACGCCTGGATCCTGGTGCTCGATACGGATGGAATCAATGTCTGGTGTGCTGCCGGCAAGGGCACCTTCGGCACCAACGAATTGGTGGCACGCATTGCATCCAGCAGCTTGGATCAGATTGTGACCCACCGCCGGCTGATTCTGCCCCAGCTTTCCGGCCCCGGCATAGCGGCCTTTAAGGTCGAGAAAC
This Candidatus Desulfatibia profunda DNA region includes the following protein-coding sequences:
- the rpsI gene encoding 30S ribosomal protein S9; its protein translation is MEKENVFYATGKRKSAIARTWLMPGAGEITVNDLPVDAYFKVASAKALLMQPLVLTNTAQSYNIKVRVLGGGFCGQASAIRHGITKALISANPDLRSALKKAGFIRRDSRVKERKKYGQRGARARFQFSKR
- a CDS encoding cyclic nucleotide-binding domain-containing protein — protein: MASIILSSPKLFADGPKNQQRFEMFDASSIPIAIDAITAINAARIQDLSQWLEKENQTSPAFETLFSQLKVIIQVQIRRCQYAAANRILSRMARIADEKDKSRPALGNLCRNVISGVAGKDIINLLIAEIQGKQDDMEQSVIVETLSLLNPVSAELMLDRLKETKERSLRSLILLQKLQDVDASALTEIVRFREIIEAQRSRSIDRNHLESFKDFYDQLTILERNALFRTMQKVACKEDQSLLQQGKPNDHLYFIHAGDLKVFYRQNGREMLLSQIGTGGLVGAESFFHATVATVSAMTLDQTFIDANDVLSWEFDL
- the rplM gene encoding 50S ribosomal protein L13, whose translation is MKKYTYSAKTTDIKGKWVVVDAEGAVLGRLASTIAARLRGKHNPLFTPHVDSGDWIVVVNADKVALTGRKWQQKNYYRHSGYIGGLKTITAQKLLEKRPEDLIRFAVKGMLPKNKLGRSLFKKLKVYAGNAHPHEAQQPEVLVL
- a CDS encoding endonuclease/exonuclease/phosphatase family protein, translating into MLSVLTLNLRFGLADDGPNGWQYRRKIFTTLLAKYHVDFIGFQEANDFQLDDLDNILTEYDFIGKRSPSPFFWQNNIIFYSKTWSCIHQEHFFLSPTPMIPSRFRKSLWPRQCTIGMFEKNRRRLICANTHFDFDVSVQIESAKLIMERLSHLPPDVPVILMGDFNAPPSSPCYTIFTGKNQKSADLKQFFKNVFKKPFPGTHHGFTGNANGDHIDWILYRGRIAKKKYKVIRDIIDGIYPSDHFPLYASFNWLKLGKKRISAKQNMPNIKA
- a CDS encoding enoyl-CoA hydratase, yielding MEPVLLEKDGPIGWLTLNRPEKRNALSLELMHAMQNKLDHCAKDVDIRTVVIRGNGPAFCAGHDLNEMAGDHYDARHFRKIFSICADLMQILHQLPQPVIAQVHGIATAAGCQLVAACDLAIAESGARFATPGVKIGLFCSTPAIPLVRVIGRRRAMEMLLTGRFVSAQEAERFGLVNHVVAADKLAEETRNWAMEMAQYSRFTLAYGKQAFYNQIDLNEPAAYNYATDAMVVNCLAADAQEGMTAFLKKRQAVWKHK
- the cyaB gene encoding class IV adenylate cyclase; amino-acid sequence: MEHIETEIKFNLTDIQSLRKRIIELGADFEDRVFETNIRFEDNKKSLLRKKSLLRLRRDTKTKLTFKSEPPLKDDQFKTVMELEVEVNDFDTMKLILEHLGFHQAQIYEKWRETFKLNETTLCLDTMPFGDFLEIEGEKENIKKVASKIGLEWGKRITLNYLAIFDIIRQKLNLPFMDVTFGNFDKIRIDLEQYRHLIEAEGALRR
- a CDS encoding acetyl-CoA synthase subunit gamma, producing the protein MSLPSLKQPFVTGSINTPAGKVPQVSAMLNWTDRWGTFKARWGVRRMHYAVEPGIYALNRPTEQSPVLVTANYKMSFDCLRKALPGQDAWILVLDTDGINVWCAAGKGTFGTNELVARIASSSLDQIVTHRRLILPQLSGPGIAAFKVEKPRGSEAAKAPFRAAALRVFLATGLEAPTDMRKRRS